In Nicotiana tabacum cultivar K326 chromosome 21, ASM71507v2, whole genome shotgun sequence, one DNA window encodes the following:
- the LOC107776528 gene encoding uncharacterized protein LOC107776528: MLTSSKSNHFRSISLPGRSQSNHVRSICLPGTSYQTTERVKQAINNLQKLEISTASTAEIMYNGLLGVEELYKCMNELLNLPQTLQAFSQYRLGKMVENLLDKSVRLLDLCGTTRELVSQYKENVRDLQSSLKRRKKDSTTETSIAKFTAFGQKIKKEAKRLVLVLKQMDQEAEGGFVPKDADQDTVDMIKTLKEANAMRISIFQMFLSFLSVPLLKPKLSKWSLVSRLVNKGRLACEVQEEKMNLETRLESFEGHLDHFENGLEGIYRCMSRSRSSLLNILKELGFSTPMWFNLELCREKKETAVEKLLGELCLFRKSPNVRAPYYIGRHSFS, from the coding sequence ATGCTTACTTCTTCAAAATCTAACCATTTTCGATCGATTAGTTTGCCTGGAAGATCACAATCTAACCATGTTAGATCGATATGTTTGCCTGGAACATCGTATCAAACAACTGAACGAGTTAAACAGGCGATCAATAATCTACAAAAGTTGGAAATATCAACTGCGTCAACAGCAGAGATTATGTACAATGGTTTACTTGGTGTAGAGGAGTTATATAAGTGCATGAATGAGTTACTTAACTTGCCTCAAACACTTCAAGCATTTTCCCAATATCGACTTGGGAAAATGGTTGAAAATTTATTGGATAAATCCGTGAGGCTTCTTGATCTTTGTGGAACAACAAGGGAACTTGTTTCACAATATAAAGAAAATGTAAGAGACCTTCAATCGTCACTCAAAAGGAGgaaaaaagattcaacaacagaaACCAGCATAGCCAAATTCACCGCCTTCGGCCAGAAGATTAAGAAGGAAGCTAAAAGATTAGTTTTGGTCTTAAAGCAAATGGATCAAGAAGCTGAGGGAGGATTTGTACCAAAAGATGCAGATCAGGACACAGTAGATATGATTAAAACACTAAAGGAAGCTAATGCAATGCGCATTTCTATTTTTCAAATGTTCTTGTCTTTCTTGTCTGTTCCACTTTTGAAGCCAAAGTTATCTAAATGGTCATTGGTTTCAAGATTGGTAAATAAAGGAAGATTAGCATGTGAAGTTCAAGAAGAGAAAATGAACTTGGAAACTAGGTTGGAATCATTTGAGGGTCATCTTGATCACTTTGAAAATGGATTGGAAGGAATATATAGGTGCATGAGTAGATCAAGAAGCTCTCTCTTGAATATTTTGAAGGAACTCGGATTCAGTACGCCGATGTGGTTCAACCTGGAATTATGTAGAGAGAAAAAAGAGACGGCCGTTGAAAAACTACTCGGAGAGTTATGTCTTTTCAGAAAAAGTCCTAATGTTAGAGCTCCTTATTATATAGGTAGACAttctttttcttaa
- the LOC107776527 gene encoding cation/H(+) antiporter 2-like isoform X1, with protein sequence MAGTEQQASCNNELVNPIISMGLQYSGILVISHVLQILLKPLGQASPIVQILAGFLMGPSGFSRIKAVEKFFIQSYASGYYEFMALIFRTIIMFLIGLETDFPYLMRNIRPASIIACGSSLACTFFAAAVTFLVFQETASRGSSFMMSLMIIITLANAASPNVVRVAADLKFSTSETGRLAISSSLIADAYAVFLLFILSEYKSTSIAKWIFFFFLYFIIVGIVIVINMYLANWLNRRNRNQKYLRNAEICVLLAILYVAAMALEHFGFSSIIASFLIGSMFPRGGKAARTLLIKLTYPIHNFIFPIYFGNHGFRANVTKLKNLRNFMVFCILILSSIGGKIVGTLAACFHLKIPYREGVLLAFMMNLKGHVDMLALTIGLTDDLVLSQNFYDVMIATIIVNTLVWGPIVAFMVRRESDIIGYRQIYFESQNPESELRILACVHSPRPVATMLGLVAASRGPRDVPITPYLMHLVELPGKKKTNLMYNQKEEDELSDEDDYGGNDVVEINDAVDMFTSETGLLVHQIKAVSPFSRMHADICNNAEDIRASIVVLPFHKHQRIDGKLENGKQGIRTTNQKVLRHVPCSVAILIDRGLTAGSLNPSGSDSLQHIAILFFGGPDDREALGFSKRLGMDHHVNLTIIRFLPASSRGQIAGVNIAHKTDDVLMAISNDEVEKETDNAILTEFHNRYVVTGQVGYVEKVVESGAETASALRDMAEMYSLFIVGKDGRGHSVLTTGMSDWEEFPELGKVGDFLASPEFDISGSVLVVQQYRPSKFDDDDDDDKQ encoded by the exons ATGGCTGGCACAGAGCAACAAGCCTCATGCAATAATGAATTGGTCAACCCAATTATTAGCATGGGTTTGCAATATTCTGGCATTCTTGTGATCTCTCATGTTCTGCAGATTTTGCTCAAGCCCTTAGGCCAAGCTTCACCCATTGTTCAAATTCTC GCGGGGTTCTTGATGGGTCCCTCGGGTTTTTCACGGATCAAAGCAGTAGAGAAATTCTTCATTCAAAGTTACGCTTCGGGTTACTATGAATTCATGGCGTTGATTTTTAGAACTATAATCATGTTTCTGATTGGTCTTGAGACGGACTTCCCTTATCTAATGCGCAACATACGTCCGGCGAGCATTATTGCATGTGGCAGCAGTTTAGCATGTACTTTCTTTGCAGCTGCTGTCACTTTCTTAGTATTTCAAGAGACAGCTTCCCGTGGTTCTTCATTCATGATGTCCTTAATGATCATAATAACCTTAGCGAATGCAGCATCTCCAAACGTGGTTCGTGTGGCAGCTGACCTTAAGTTTTCAACTTCTGAGACTGGACGGTTGGCTATATCTTCTTCCTTGATAGCCGATGCATATGCTGTGTTTCTATTGTTTATACTTTCAGAATACAAGTCAACATCAATTGCAAAAtggatctttttctttttcctctattTTATTATTGTCGGTATAGTTATTGTAATCAATATGTATCTCGCTAATTGGTTGAATAGGAGGAATAGGAACCAGAAGTACCTTAGAAATGCTGAAATATGTGTACTTCTGGCGATTCTCTATGTCGCTGCTATGGCACTCGAACATTTTGGATTCAGCAGCATCATAGCTTCTTTCCTCATTGGTTCAATGTTTCCTAGAGGAGGAAAAGCAGCTCGGACTTTGTTGATCAAACTCACATATCCAATTCACAATTTCATATTTCCAATCTACTTTGGCAACCATGGTTTCAGGGCAAATGtgactaagctgaaaaatcttcGTAACTTCATGGTATTCTGTATCCTTATTTTGTCGAGCATTGGAGGGAAGATTGTTGGAACATTGGCAGCTTGCTTCCACCTAAAGATTCCTTATCGAGAAGGGGTGCTTTTGGCATTTATGATGAACCTAAAAGGTCATGTTGATATGCTTGCGTTGACAATTGGCTTGACGGATGAT CTTGTTTTGAGCCAGAATTTCTACGACGTGATGATTGCAACAATTATTGTGAATACATTGGTATGGGGACCGATAGTAGCTttcatggtgagaagagaaagtGATATTATTGGTTACAGGCAAATATATTTTGAATCTCAAAATCCAGAAAGCGAACTACGAATACTTGCTTGTGTGCATAGTCCGCGACCAGTGGCAACTATGTTAGGACTTGTTGCAGCCTCCAGAGGGCCAAGAGATGTTCCAATAACCCCTTACTTAATGCATCTGGTTGAGCTCCCTGGTAAAAAAAAGACTAATTTGATGTACaatcaaaaagaagaagatgaactaAGCGATGAAGATGATTATGGTGGGAATGATGTTGTTGAGATAAATGACGCTGTGGATATGTTCACTAGTGAGACAGGGTTATTGGTTCATCAGATTAAAGCGGTATCTCCCTTTTCACGTATGCATGCAGATATTTGTAACAATGCTGAAGACATAAGAGCATCTATCGTCGTTCTTCCTTTCCACAAACACCAGAGAATCGATGGGAAGCTAGAAAACGGGAAACAAGGTATACGAACTACAAATCAGAAAGTTCTTCGTCATGTCCCATGTTCAGTTGCCATTCTTATTGACCGGGGACTGACAGCCGGGTCCTTAAATCCTTCGGGTTCTGACTCTCTGCAGCACATTGCTATCTTATTTTTTGGCGGACCTGATGATCGTGAGGCACTAGGCTTTAGTAAACGTCTTGGCATGGATCATCACGTAAATCTCACCATAATTAGGTTCCTTCCAGCATCTTCAAGAGGACAAATTGCAGGCGTCAATATTGCCCACAAGACGGATGATGTCTTGATGGCAATATCAAATGACGAAGTAGAGAAAGAAACAGATAATGCAATTTTGACAGAGTTTCATAACAG GTATGTGGTGACCGGTCAAGTAGGGTACGTCGAGAAGGTTGTAGAAAGTGGTGCAGAGACGGCATCTGCCTTGAGAGACATGGCTGAAATGTATTCATTGTTCATAGTAGGAAAGGATGGGCGAGGGCATTCGGTTTTAACAACAGGAATGAGTGATTGGGAAGAATTTCCTGAGCTCGGTAAAGTAGGCGATTTTTTGGCTTCTCCAGAATTTGATATTAGTGGTTCAGTTCTTGTTGTTCAGCAGTATAGACCTTCAAAATTTgacgatgacgatgatgatgacaaACAATAG
- the LOC107776527 gene encoding cation/H(+) antiporter 2-like isoform X2, which produces MGPSGFSRIKAVEKFFIQSYASGYYEFMALIFRTIIMFLIGLETDFPYLMRNIRPASIIACGSSLACTFFAAAVTFLVFQETASRGSSFMMSLMIIITLANAASPNVVRVAADLKFSTSETGRLAISSSLIADAYAVFLLFILSEYKSTSIAKWIFFFFLYFIIVGIVIVINMYLANWLNRRNRNQKYLRNAEICVLLAILYVAAMALEHFGFSSIIASFLIGSMFPRGGKAARTLLIKLTYPIHNFIFPIYFGNHGFRANVTKLKNLRNFMVFCILILSSIGGKIVGTLAACFHLKIPYREGVLLAFMMNLKGHVDMLALTIGLTDDLVLSQNFYDVMIATIIVNTLVWGPIVAFMVRRESDIIGYRQIYFESQNPESELRILACVHSPRPVATMLGLVAASRGPRDVPITPYLMHLVELPGKKKTNLMYNQKEEDELSDEDDYGGNDVVEINDAVDMFTSETGLLVHQIKAVSPFSRMHADICNNAEDIRASIVVLPFHKHQRIDGKLENGKQGIRTTNQKVLRHVPCSVAILIDRGLTAGSLNPSGSDSLQHIAILFFGGPDDREALGFSKRLGMDHHVNLTIIRFLPASSRGQIAGVNIAHKTDDVLMAISNDEVEKETDNAILTEFHNRYVVTGQVGYVEKVVESGAETASALRDMAEMYSLFIVGKDGRGHSVLTTGMSDWEEFPELGKVGDFLASPEFDISGSVLVVQQYRPSKFDDDDDDDKQ; this is translated from the exons ATGGGTCCCTCGGGTTTTTCACGGATCAAAGCAGTAGAGAAATTCTTCATTCAAAGTTACGCTTCGGGTTACTATGAATTCATGGCGTTGATTTTTAGAACTATAATCATGTTTCTGATTGGTCTTGAGACGGACTTCCCTTATCTAATGCGCAACATACGTCCGGCGAGCATTATTGCATGTGGCAGCAGTTTAGCATGTACTTTCTTTGCAGCTGCTGTCACTTTCTTAGTATTTCAAGAGACAGCTTCCCGTGGTTCTTCATTCATGATGTCCTTAATGATCATAATAACCTTAGCGAATGCAGCATCTCCAAACGTGGTTCGTGTGGCAGCTGACCTTAAGTTTTCAACTTCTGAGACTGGACGGTTGGCTATATCTTCTTCCTTGATAGCCGATGCATATGCTGTGTTTCTATTGTTTATACTTTCAGAATACAAGTCAACATCAATTGCAAAAtggatctttttctttttcctctattTTATTATTGTCGGTATAGTTATTGTAATCAATATGTATCTCGCTAATTGGTTGAATAGGAGGAATAGGAACCAGAAGTACCTTAGAAATGCTGAAATATGTGTACTTCTGGCGATTCTCTATGTCGCTGCTATGGCACTCGAACATTTTGGATTCAGCAGCATCATAGCTTCTTTCCTCATTGGTTCAATGTTTCCTAGAGGAGGAAAAGCAGCTCGGACTTTGTTGATCAAACTCACATATCCAATTCACAATTTCATATTTCCAATCTACTTTGGCAACCATGGTTTCAGGGCAAATGtgactaagctgaaaaatcttcGTAACTTCATGGTATTCTGTATCCTTATTTTGTCGAGCATTGGAGGGAAGATTGTTGGAACATTGGCAGCTTGCTTCCACCTAAAGATTCCTTATCGAGAAGGGGTGCTTTTGGCATTTATGATGAACCTAAAAGGTCATGTTGATATGCTTGCGTTGACAATTGGCTTGACGGATGAT CTTGTTTTGAGCCAGAATTTCTACGACGTGATGATTGCAACAATTATTGTGAATACATTGGTATGGGGACCGATAGTAGCTttcatggtgagaagagaaagtGATATTATTGGTTACAGGCAAATATATTTTGAATCTCAAAATCCAGAAAGCGAACTACGAATACTTGCTTGTGTGCATAGTCCGCGACCAGTGGCAACTATGTTAGGACTTGTTGCAGCCTCCAGAGGGCCAAGAGATGTTCCAATAACCCCTTACTTAATGCATCTGGTTGAGCTCCCTGGTAAAAAAAAGACTAATTTGATGTACaatcaaaaagaagaagatgaactaAGCGATGAAGATGATTATGGTGGGAATGATGTTGTTGAGATAAATGACGCTGTGGATATGTTCACTAGTGAGACAGGGTTATTGGTTCATCAGATTAAAGCGGTATCTCCCTTTTCACGTATGCATGCAGATATTTGTAACAATGCTGAAGACATAAGAGCATCTATCGTCGTTCTTCCTTTCCACAAACACCAGAGAATCGATGGGAAGCTAGAAAACGGGAAACAAGGTATACGAACTACAAATCAGAAAGTTCTTCGTCATGTCCCATGTTCAGTTGCCATTCTTATTGACCGGGGACTGACAGCCGGGTCCTTAAATCCTTCGGGTTCTGACTCTCTGCAGCACATTGCTATCTTATTTTTTGGCGGACCTGATGATCGTGAGGCACTAGGCTTTAGTAAACGTCTTGGCATGGATCATCACGTAAATCTCACCATAATTAGGTTCCTTCCAGCATCTTCAAGAGGACAAATTGCAGGCGTCAATATTGCCCACAAGACGGATGATGTCTTGATGGCAATATCAAATGACGAAGTAGAGAAAGAAACAGATAATGCAATTTTGACAGAGTTTCATAACAG GTATGTGGTGACCGGTCAAGTAGGGTACGTCGAGAAGGTTGTAGAAAGTGGTGCAGAGACGGCATCTGCCTTGAGAGACATGGCTGAAATGTATTCATTGTTCATAGTAGGAAAGGATGGGCGAGGGCATTCGGTTTTAACAACAGGAATGAGTGATTGGGAAGAATTTCCTGAGCTCGGTAAAGTAGGCGATTTTTTGGCTTCTCCAGAATTTGATATTAGTGGTTCAGTTCTTGTTGTTCAGCAGTATAGACCTTCAAAATTTgacgatgacgatgatgatgacaaACAATAG